One Gossypium arboreum isolate Shixiya-1 chromosome 13, ASM2569848v2, whole genome shotgun sequence genomic window, ACTTTCACGCCCAAGAGGATTAAGAATTCCGGAAGGTAAGAATTATACAACATTAAATACCAAATAGTTCTAGTAAGctcataatttattagtaataattaTGTTTTGTCAAATTGTAGGTAAATATTATCTTGCTGATGCTGGATATGGCATTCGTAATGGATTTATTACCCCATATCATGGTGTTCAATATCACTTAAAAGAGTTTAGTGCTCAGGGGCCTGAAAATGCAAAAGAACTCTTTAATCTTCGTCATTCATCATTACGAATCACTATTGAACGTGTTTTCGGGATTTTGAAGAAACGGTTTCGTGTATTAGATGCtgaaccattttggaattttcaaactcaagtagatatagttttggcttgttgcatcattcataatcatatcatgggagttgatcctagtgatttacttaatcaaggattatacGAGGAGCCTGAGTCTGATTTGATAATATCAACTCTTACGGagcgagaagaaagagaagaagcaagagaATGGTCTGCTAAGAGAGATGAAATTGTACAAACTATGTGGACTgattatatggctagaaatattaggtaggtttagggcttagggttgttgtttctatgttatgtatgttttagtattaaaattgttttttttttttgttaatgttggattctaaaattttagtttattatatTTGTTAGATTCTGAAATTATTATGTCTTGATTTTGTTAGATATTGATTATGTTTCAAGCTTGTTAGATATTGagtttattatgttttaagcttgttggatattgaaatgattgacaatgacaattattaatgtagaatgggtaagggcaacaaagaagggacctccaagcaattcaggtggacaaaatcgatggaacatctttttcttgaaattttagcagAGGAGGCCCAGAAAGGAAATAAGCCTTCTAATACTTTCAAAGCAGTGTCTATTAATCGAGTTGTCGAAGCTATTTCTGAAAAATTTCAAGTCCAATGCGATGTAAAACATGTGGAAAATCATTTGAGGACCGTAAAAAAACAGTGGCAGATTATATGCACAATTCGGGGTGAAAGTAGTTTTGGATGGgatgataacatgaaaatgatcgcatgtgatagagcgacatatgatgcagcagtaatggtaatatatgtatatatatggtaagtatatttcaattattttttacttgttattctaatttTGTATAATATCCAACAGGCGCACAAGAAGTATGAGCCATTTTTGAATCAAAGCattgatcattatgatgaaatggCTTTGGTTGTTGGCAAAGATATGGCAACAGGGAGTTTTGCCAGAACATTTGCTGACATAAATTTGGATGATGATAACATAGATTCAGTGCCTATAGACTGCGAGAATGAAGCGACTGAAGAGGTAAGAACAAATGTATCTTCATCTGGCACAtccaaacataaaagaaaaaaggcTCAAGAAAGTGTCAAtgatgaacaaattaaatttgtgggtaaacaacttggcaaaattgctagtgcTTTGGAACAAATTTACTGTGGATAAGACACCACATCTTTACGAAGAAGTGATGTCAATGGAGGTagaaggatttgatgatgactTCCTTTGTTCTGTGTTTGATTATTTAGTGAGTCATGAATCTGAAGCAAAAGcttttttagttaaaagtaagaagcataaaaaaatttggcttcaaaaattttttcaaggttgaagatattgatacttttaatgtggtgtaatattagttatgcacttggacaatattgttgttatcatgtggtgtaatattagttatcatatggtgtaatattagttatgcacttggaTAATGTTGTTGTTATCATGTGGTGTAATACTAATTATGtatttggataatattattaatttctagtattaattgtggtttgcaagctaatttataattattcaatccttatttttattttttataacacaattacaaataattttatttgactttggttgttttcaatttatgacggttaatattctaatttaataattaagtattattatatatttaaaataatttatttatttataaataaatcattgcaatactaaaaaataatttaaaatataaatttattaatatatatatatatatatatatatatatatatatatatatatatataaagtaaactcaatcaaacaaagaaaagataataaattcttaaatatataaatttttattaaaagcgacttttcagaaaatattttgaaatctgCCAAACAATGAAAATATTTACTGTGATTCATCTAAACAatgaaaagtaaatcatttttcaGAAATTATTTTCCAAGAAATTATTTTCCAAAAATTATTTTCCGAAAAACATTTTACCtgcaaacaaacggagccttaatttttttattaacacTCTTaatataatgatttttcaaaaattaactctattttaataataaacatGAATTATCCATCAATCAAATCGCAAGTCAATGAAGTGCCTTATGTGACATGCGACGTGATAAAGATAACATCGTCAAAAACAAAATTGTTTAACaaaattcttttttatttatttattttgtttggatCTTCTTTGTTCTTCTCCTCTTCCTCTCTTCCTTAGCTGCTGTCTCCGTGGTGTCCAACTTCACCACCGCTTCCTTCCCTCTCACTCCTCATCGTCGATCTCACCATAATATCACTCCCGACAATAATGCTTAGAAGAAGACAACTACAATTTACCCCTTTGGAATTTGTGATGAACTGTTcccaaattacaaaaaaaaaaaaaaaattagagattAGCAAACTCAAAGATAAACCCAATTTCCATTGTACTTCAAACCCCAATCTAACATTAAAAGTAGAAATCAAATGATAAATTGCGAACCTGCAATTGGAATCAACGATGGGTGGCAAAAAAAAAAGGATAGCTTTGAGCTTCATCATTTGTAAAAGAGATGCAACTAGGCAATAGAAATTTGATCGAATTCAAGCTTGAAATGAGATTAAAACTTGTAGATGAAAAATCTAAAGATGCAAGGGTTGAATCTTTAGAGATAGAGCAATCAATCATCATTTCTCTGCTAATATTTGCCCACTTTGGCTTCCAAATCCAACCGACTAAAACACCAACAATTACAACAATCTACAAAGGAGATATAAAAACCATTAACTCCTTCAAAACATCCCCAATTGTGGGTTTCCTTAAAATCtccgaaaagaaaaaaaaccaacACCAAAACCATCCTTTAGAACAACCCCCCTTCGATGAAATCCAAAGAGTTAGCTTCAAACACAACGATTTCTCAAGGGtttttttctataaaaaaacTCTAAACTCAAACAAAAAAATTACACACACAAACTCTTTCTAATCTGGAAAGGGgattaaaagaagaaaaaggagacGGAGCTAGGgtgaataaaaaaagaagaagaaatgatttcgaataaaaaaaaagataaacaAAGACGATAAATGCTGAATAGATTATGGATAAAGCaaagacaaaaaaaaatataaacgtTAGTGGTGAGATCGACGGTTGGGAGCATGTAGGTTACTTCGCGTTGATCTGCGATTTAATTGACAGTTAATTCATATTTACTATTAAAATtaggttgatttttgaaaaaataataaggTTAAGGGTATCAATCTCCCAAAAAAGGTTAAGGGTTCCAACCCAAAAGCCCATAAACATTAAGTGTATTTTTGATAATTATgtctaatttttttatgatttttataaaattttatattttttgattttttttacaattcttataattttttaatagaatttaaatatttttaattaaaatttaataatttttataatttttattgcttttttttttcattttttgtcaCATGTCATGCCGTAGTTGTGACACGAGGtgactttaattgaaaaaagTTAGGAGTAATTAACTATTAAAGTTAATGGTTAAAGGatctttttgatgcattttgaaagtttaaatatccaattgagtgtaaaaaaaaaaagcttaattactttttttgaaaaagtttgaaggccttttttatatattttgaaagtttaaatACTCAATTgagtagaaaaaaaaaaagagcttaattgcttttttaaaaaaaagttttgaTGACTTTTTACACCTTTAAgcttttatttttctaaattttactaGTAAAGTAGAagaaaaacaacaagaaaataaaaaatagttaaagTGAAATACAAACCAATATAAAAAAAGACCAAATGAATCAAGTTTTACCTTAAAGCTTTCTAGTTGTTCAAGTATTGAAAGCTAAGATTGCAAATAATCATACAAATGATAGAGATAAGGGCATATTTGTAAAAAAATACGTTCTCAACCTTGCAATCACAACTTCCCCCTTCccccaaccaaaaaaaaaaaaaaaagttgcaagagtggataaaaattttcaacttctTATTATAAAGACTATGTAATGGTTTTACATCTAATCATATCATACATTGTTTTATAATTGATATTGTACattaatttatatgatttttataaatgttttaaaatttcaaaatttgatctCACAATTTAAATTTCTTTGGTTGTTCACCTCTTCTCTCTAGCTTACCATAAACTCAACATTGATAACAAACTAACTTCAATAAATTCATGATTTAAAAGTTGGGTTAACCTAATCTAacattttaaacttaaaatttaaccaaaaattaaaaggaaaaccaCTCTTACCCATTTAGATGCTTATGGCTAGGAGGAGGGAGAAGTAGTGcaatatttctttcttttttcttccttAGCTGTGTATTGAAGATGATTCAAATCCTTCGGATGGGTGGTGCGTTTAACTATAATTATTGTAAAAATAATGGTgatgataaaattaaatattgtaacgtaagataaaaaaaaaaaaaacgggcCGCACTAAAAATAAACCCCATCCAAAGGGGCCTGAAGAAAACTCAGCACTCATTCTTTCATCCTTTCTTTTATTATCCTTTTTAATATTAAGCTAATTACCACTAATCTAATGACCACAATTTAATAAGGAATTATCCAATGGAGATGGATGGTTAGGATTAACATTTCCCACTATCcttaatttaattatgttataattattCCTAAATCTTGGTTATTTATCAATCTAAAGAACTATTAAATCTCTGATCAACTCTCTCCATCTTACTCCACTTATAATTTAGATTTTGtagtatatttaattattaatttctctAAATAATTACTTAATAATTTAGTTCAGTATTTTGTATTCATCTTGCAACTGTTCCATTACAATTTCCAATTAACTCAATTTAAGGAATTAGGtcttaaaattgaattttttcgACACTATTGAGAATAAAATCATTACAACGTGCCATTGTTTAATTATTCCATGAGTAACGTCAACTTTTAACAATACGGATAAatgaaaaatttaaataaaaggaTCCGTTTACTTATTGATCTAATGTACATAAAttaatttatctatcttttaagTAGAAAAGACAAAACCATTAAAATTACCTGAATGTTGGGTCAATTATGTTTAACTAATGAAAAGAAGTAGACTTAGTTCAATgtttaagatttttttttaaaaaaatctcacATAATCATTTTCACGATAACATCCAATGATGTTATTATTTTCTATCTATAACATTAAAAAGTAGAATGATAAATTTACGTTATACTGAAGTAGAGATAAAATCCTCAACTTAGAGGGACTAAAATCATAATTATGATAAATGACGTACACATACGATGAAAATGAGGCTTACACCACACCACTACTGACAATGAGACACACAAGAACTCCTTGACCTACAAACTAAGATTGCATACATATAATAATACTGTAAtttattattactttttcccAGCTTCTTTGACTTACCAAAAACATATTATTAAACATTTAGGATAAATTACACCATCAGTCACTCAATTATAGGTATATTTTATTTCGgtcacttaattaaaaaattataatttaatcaccATCATTTTCAAAATTGGTTTTTTCACCTAACCTTCAAGTGGCAATTTTTATTTGGTATAATTTTATACTTTctatcaatttgaaaaaaaatctttttaaaatttaagaattttaaaaatacataaaaatataaaaataaataaaggggaGAAATTAAGGAAAAATGTTTTcataagaaaaggaaagaaatttcgaatataattttatttctatggtttaagttttgaaaattaatttaaatgaattgaaatttaaaattgagtttataaaaagaaaattttgtattACATCTTATATTTTTTGATTAAAAATGACATCAGAGTCAAATTTTCAAGTTTGTAATATTAGTTTTGGAAGAAGTTCTTCAACAATATGGAATTCAACTTGAAGATATTGGATGATCGTTTTCATTCTTATGtctcaatattaaataatctTGAGCTTTAATGTAATAAAATGTTGAGTTTTCTTGTATGAACATTAGTTTTTAATAATAACTAAATCTCATGAACTtaagaaaaaccctaaaaagtcAAGAGTGCTCTCTTGCGAATCCCAAAGAAACAGCGGCTACTGTGGTTGGAAAGGAGGTGAGTGGTGACTTGAGGGTATGGCCGAATAGAAGGAACTAGCGCTATTTGAAGAAGAATTGATCCAGCTATCGGTGAAGAGCTCGTCAGTCAGGCCATCCGAGAATCCGACGTTGTTATGTACTGTTTGGACAAAGAAATCTTACAATCCAGACAGTTTGAGAGCGCAATTAAGGAGCAACtggaaaacaaagaagaaattcGAGATTCTAATCGCGGGTCAAAACCTTTTCTCGATATCCTTCGAAGACAAGGAAGATCTTGAGCAGATTTTGGAAGGACGCCCATAGCTTTTTCGAAAACATCTACTGATTCTAGACCAGTTAACGGAACCAATAGAGAGGAGCAAGATTAAACTAGTGACATCTCTGTTTTGGCTAAAAATTGGACCATGTCCTCCTGAGTTTGAGAAAAAGGATTTGATGTATGCGGTGGGATCTACATTTGGGAGAGTACTTCGATCGGAAATAAAAGGTGACTGCTGTCGAATTAGGGTTAATTTAGATGTCCAAAAACCTCTACGAAGAGGTTTTTTTGCTTCCCTAGAGAAACAAGGAAAAATCTGGCTCACGTTCAAATATGAAACCTTACCAACGTTTTGTTTCGGGTGTGGCGGGTTAGGACACGAGGTTAAAGATTGCATGCAAATTTCGCCTGAAGATCAGTCCAGATCAGTAGACCAACTTCCCTACTCTATAGCTCTCAAGGCTGAATTTGCTGTAATTAGAAAGGAAAGCATATGGTATGGGTCCTTGAAAAAGAATACAATGAAGCAATGCCAGTACCCAAGTGAGAAGAAAATAGATACGGATGGAAATCACCATACAGATACAATGATACAGAAGCGACAAATG contains:
- the LOC128286688 gene encoding L10-interacting MYB domain-containing protein-like, producing the protein MSYRFHFCKTFSISRSSSRISFLFARMGKGNKEGTSKQFRWTKSMEHLFLEILAEEAQKGNKPSNTFKAVSINRVVEAISEKFQVQCDVKHVENHLRTVKKQWQIICTIRGESSFGWDDNMKMIACDRATYDAAAHKKYEPFLNQSIDHYDEMALVVGKDMATGSFARTFADINLDDDNIDSVPIDCENEATEECFGTNLLWIRHHIFTKK